One window of the Vicinamibacterales bacterium genome contains the following:
- the truA gene encoding tRNA pseudouridine(38-40) synthase TruA has protein sequence MPRYKLTIEYAGTRYSGWQKQKNARTVQGEIERAVGELTRDKTFEFMGSGRTDAGVHALRQVAHLDIRKPLPAETIRRGINDTLPADIHILAVDTVPHRFHARHGAVARSYVYQVSRRRSAFAKPFVWWVREPLDVERMRAAAARFTGMHDFQAFSDDDPEEKSTEVLVEEVTVGEDGDLILIRVAGSHFIWKMVRRMVGVLAEIGKGGMAVEDIGVLLAPPRDPVRLTTSAKASASAKATADKPAVKRPDATSRPTPAELTAPASGLFLERVFYEGDGRQWPLRPAVAVPSARE, from the coding sequence GTGCCGAGATACAAGCTCACGATTGAATATGCCGGGACGCGCTACAGCGGATGGCAGAAGCAGAAGAACGCCCGCACCGTCCAGGGTGAGATTGAACGCGCCGTTGGCGAACTGACGCGCGACAAGACCTTCGAGTTCATGGGCTCGGGCCGCACCGACGCCGGGGTGCACGCGCTGCGGCAGGTCGCACACCTCGACATCCGCAAGCCGCTGCCGGCCGAAACCATCCGCCGCGGCATCAACGACACGCTGCCGGCCGACATCCACATCCTGGCGGTCGACACGGTGCCGCACCGCTTCCACGCCCGCCACGGCGCGGTGGCGCGCAGCTACGTCTACCAGGTGTCGCGGCGGCGCAGTGCCTTCGCCAAGCCGTTTGTCTGGTGGGTGCGCGAGCCGCTCGACGTGGAGCGCATGCGCGCGGCGGCCGCGCGGTTCACCGGGATGCACGACTTTCAGGCCTTCAGCGACGACGACCCCGAGGAGAAGTCCACCGAGGTGTTGGTCGAAGAGGTCACGGTCGGTGAAGACGGCGACCTCATCCTGATCCGGGTGGCCGGCTCGCACTTCATCTGGAAGATGGTGCGGCGCATGGTCGGCGTGCTGGCCGAGATCGGCAAGGGCGGCATGGCCGTGGAGGACATCGGCGTCTTGTTGGCGCCTCCTCGCGACCCGGTCCGGCTAACCACCTCCGCCAAGGCTTCCGCCTCCGCCAAGGCTACGGCGGACAAGCCGGCGGTCAAGAGGCCGGACGCCACATCCCGCCCTACGCCGGCGGAGCTTACCGCGCCGGCATCAGGCCTGTTTCTAGAGCGAGTGTTCTACGAGGGCGACGGGCGGCAATGGCCGCTACGTCCCGCTGTGGCGGTGCCGTCTGCGCGCGAGTGA
- a CDS encoding DUF2785 domain-containing protein, translating to MRNPQRVIAAIAFSAMLVAPAAAQPVALTCPPEAWPLARLTALKTAKFAVADANERQSLALALTACLGDPNPQLRDGVAFEALSVWMRAGQLDRPTLVRLRDTLMPMLAGGDAQGFRAPFAALVMAEVARTDRITPWMSPGERDALVLAAADFLLDVKDYRAFSDTEGFRHGVAHGADFALQLALNPSVNKAHLDRLLIAIAEQVAPRQTVAYHAGEPDRLARPVLFIAQRGLHTDDEWKAWFAKVLSPAPLDSWEAAFSSEAGLARRHNTRAFLLSVFAGASPSENTGVRQLLPPVRDGLKLLP from the coding sequence ATGCGCAACCCACAGCGGGTCATCGCGGCGATTGCGTTTAGCGCCATGCTGGTGGCGCCGGCGGCGGCTCAACCGGTCGCGCTGACGTGCCCGCCGGAGGCATGGCCGTTGGCCCGCCTGACCGCGCTCAAGACGGCGAAGTTCGCCGTCGCCGACGCCAACGAGCGACAGTCCCTTGCCCTCGCCCTGACCGCTTGTCTGGGTGATCCCAATCCACAACTGCGCGATGGCGTCGCGTTCGAAGCACTGTCTGTCTGGATGCGCGCGGGCCAGCTCGATCGCCCGACGCTGGTTCGTTTGCGCGACACACTGATGCCGATGCTGGCCGGCGGCGATGCGCAGGGCTTTCGCGCGCCGTTTGCGGCGCTCGTCATGGCCGAGGTCGCGCGCACCGACCGCATCACCCCCTGGATGTCGCCAGGCGAACGCGACGCGCTGGTGCTGGCCGCCGCCGACTTCCTGCTGGACGTCAAGGACTACCGCGCCTTCAGCGACACCGAAGGCTTTCGTCACGGCGTCGCCCACGGCGCCGACTTCGCCCTGCAACTCGCGCTCAACCCCTCGGTCAACAAGGCCCACCTCGATCGCCTGCTGATCGCGATTGCCGAGCAAGTCGCACCTCGGCAGACCGTCGCCTATCACGCGGGGGAACCCGACCGCCTGGCGCGCCCGGTCCTGTTCATCGCGCAGCGGGGACTTCACACCGACGACGAGTGGAAGGCGTGGTTTGCGAAGGTCCTCTCGCCGGCGCCACTCGACTCGTGGGAGGCGGCGTTCTCGTCGGAGGCTGGCCTGGCCAGACGGCACAACACGCGCGCGTTCCTGCTGAGCGTGTTCGCCGGCGCGAGCCCCAGCGAAAATACCGGCGTCCGGCAACTGCTCCCGCCGGTTCGCGACGGCTTGAAGCTGCTGCCCTGA
- a CDS encoding serine hydrolase domain-containing protein yields the protein MFNYASALTLCGLALATGLLAAVPPSLSELRWASQPTPRATPDSVGMSAERLQNATAVLRQAVSDRKIAGAVGLVARQGKIAYLEPVGLQSVEMRTPMTERSLFRIYSQTKAVTAVAVMMLHEAGKFRLTDAVSAYLPEFKNVMVQTPEGSRKPSRAITIEDLLLHTSGLSHRSSDLYLARQVRVRTQALPQFVTNITRAPLMEDPGTRFRYSEGTTVLGRLVEVWSGKPFDAFVTDRILKPLEMNDTSFWVEGEAQARLATVYRVAPTGGLTPFEIEEEVPFTKRPALVEGAVGLVSTAPDFLRFCQMLLNRGELDGVRLLSARTVESMTANGLSAPVLQQRGGAMGWGLGNVDVVVTPSARGYLTSTGEYGWDGSAGTFFAIDPAKQLVVLLFSQNVPASPDGLRQRFKAAITQSIVQ from the coding sequence ATGTTCAATTACGCCAGCGCCCTGACCCTGTGCGGCCTCGCCCTCGCCACCGGCCTGTTGGCCGCGGTCCCACCTTCGCTCTCAGAGCTTCGGTGGGCAAGCCAACCGACCCCGCGCGCCACACCCGATTCGGTCGGCATGTCGGCCGAGCGCCTCCAGAACGCCACCGCCGTGCTGCGGCAGGCCGTCAGCGATCGCAAGATTGCCGGCGCGGTCGGCCTGGTCGCGCGCCAGGGCAAGATCGCCTACCTCGAGCCGGTCGGCCTGCAAAGCGTGGAGATGCGCACGCCGATGACCGAGCGCTCCCTCTTTCGCATCTACTCCCAGACGAAGGCGGTGACCGCCGTCGCGGTGATGATGCTGCACGAGGCAGGGAAGTTCCGTCTCACTGATGCGGTATCGGCGTACTTGCCGGAGTTCAAGAACGTGATGGTGCAGACGCCCGAGGGGTCGCGCAAGCCGTCGCGGGCGATCACGATTGAAGACCTCCTGCTGCACACGTCCGGACTGAGCCACCGGTCGTCGGACCTGTATCTCGCCCGGCAGGTGCGCGTGCGAACGCAGGCGTTGCCGCAGTTCGTCACCAACATCACGCGAGCACCGTTGATGGAAGACCCGGGCACCCGCTTCCGCTACAGCGAGGGCACGACGGTGCTGGGCCGTCTCGTGGAAGTGTGGTCGGGTAAGCCCTTCGACGCGTTCGTCACCGATCGCATCCTCAAGCCGCTCGAGATGAACGACACGTCGTTCTGGGTGGAAGGCGAGGCGCAGGCGCGCCTCGCCACGGTCTACCGTGTGGCGCCAACCGGTGGGCTCACGCCCTTCGAGATCGAAGAAGAAGTGCCGTTCACGAAGCGCCCGGCGCTGGTCGAGGGCGCGGTCGGCCTGGTGTCGACCGCACCGGATTTTCTCCGCTTCTGCCAGATGCTCCTGAACCGGGGCGAGCTCGACGGCGTGCGGCTGCTCAGCGCCAGGACCGTGGAGTCGATGACGGCCAACGGCCTCTCGGCGCCCGTGCTGCAGCAGCGCGGCGGCGCCATGGGCTGGGGCCTCGGCAACGTCGACGTGGTGGTCACGCCGAGCGCGCGCGGCTACCTCACCTCGACCGGGGAGTACGGCTGGGACGGCTCCGCCGGGACGTTTTTCGCCATCGATCCCGCGAAGCAGCTCGTCGTGCTGCTGTTCTCCCAGAACGTGCCGGCCAGTCCGGACGGTCTGCGGCAGCGCTTCAAGGCCGCCATCACCCAGTCCATCGTCCAGTAA
- a CDS encoding peptidoglycan DD-metalloendopeptidase family protein has translation MTTKGSPAYSWMVFAAAGGFLIGMLVMAALFTVFPAGPWASADRRAEAAGRVEPPVVAVRPSPPETPPAVTPPAQTAAAVPSVSADPVEVLRGRHLELPIQGARREDVRDSFNEERGASRQHEAIDMLAARHTPVIAVEDGTIARLFNSEAGGITVYQFDPTNIYVYYYAHLQRYVDGLKDGDRVRRGDVLGYVGTSGNAPPDTPHLHFAIFQMTDQKQWWQGMPIDPYKVLR, from the coding sequence ATGACAACAAAGGGGTCGCCGGCGTATTCGTGGATGGTGTTCGCCGCCGCCGGCGGGTTCCTGATCGGCATGCTCGTGATGGCCGCGCTGTTCACCGTGTTCCCGGCCGGCCCATGGGCCAGCGCGGACCGGCGCGCGGAAGCGGCGGGCCGGGTTGAGCCGCCCGTGGTTGCGGTGCGGCCGAGCCCGCCGGAGACACCGCCCGCGGTGACGCCGCCGGCGCAGACCGCTGCGGCCGTTCCCTCCGTGTCCGCGGATCCGGTCGAGGTCCTGCGCGGGCGTCATCTCGAATTGCCGATCCAGGGCGCCAGGCGGGAGGACGTGCGCGACTCGTTCAACGAGGAGCGCGGTGCATCCCGGCAGCACGAGGCCATCGACATGCTGGCGGCCCGTCATACACCCGTGATCGCTGTCGAAGACGGCACCATCGCCCGGTTGTTCAACAGCGAGGCCGGCGGCATCACCGTGTACCAGTTCGATCCCACCAACATTTACGTGTATTACTACGCGCACCTGCAGCGGTACGTGGATGGGTTGAAAGACGGCGATCGCGTGAGACGCGGCGACGTGCTCGGCTACGTCGGGACCTCGGGCAATGCGCCGCCTGATACGCCGCACCTGCACTTCGCCATCTTCCAGATGACCGATCAGAAGCAGTGGTGGCAGGGGATGCCGATCGATCCCTACAAGGTCCTGAGGTAA
- a CDS encoding WYL domain-containing protein: MERHTEIVRQWRILLALEGKARGLTLAEAQAAVGEGVSERTIRRDFEALTQAGFPIETTKRDGKTAFTLNRDVFKGVAAAGFSLSELCALYLSRTVLSAVTGGPFQDSLASAFDKLYEALPPALWKFIESLPAALGAKEHASRPLASGSATKSMDTLMSAILGRRRVRMRYHSFSSKKLKDYIVEPYRLAYAQGGLYLQAFVPDYAEMRTFAVQRIEQAVALEESFSPVADSPADVFPHSLGAFSGTPEPVVIEFTAAEAPYVRERQWHASQAIDELPDGRIRLTLNVVLDWELQAWVMGFGPAARVITPKAFADRILDSLEETRATYLRTL, from the coding sequence ATGGAACGCCATACCGAAATAGTCCGCCAGTGGCGCATCCTGCTGGCGCTCGAGGGCAAGGCCCGGGGGCTGACCCTGGCCGAAGCCCAGGCTGCCGTCGGTGAGGGCGTATCGGAGCGGACCATCCGACGGGATTTCGAGGCCCTGACCCAGGCCGGCTTCCCGATTGAAACCACCAAGCGCGATGGCAAGACGGCGTTCACCCTCAACCGGGACGTCTTCAAGGGCGTGGCTGCCGCCGGTTTCTCGCTGTCGGAACTGTGCGCGCTCTACCTCAGTCGAACCGTCCTCTCGGCGGTCACCGGCGGGCCGTTCCAAGACAGCCTGGCCTCCGCGTTCGACAAGCTGTACGAGGCGCTGCCGCCGGCACTGTGGAAGTTCATTGAGAGCCTGCCCGCCGCGCTCGGCGCCAAGGAACACGCGTCGCGGCCCCTGGCGAGCGGGTCGGCCACCAAGTCGATGGACACGCTGATGTCGGCCATTCTGGGCCGCCGCCGCGTGCGCATGCGCTACCACTCCTTCTCCAGCAAGAAGCTCAAGGACTACATTGTCGAACCCTACCGGCTGGCCTACGCGCAAGGCGGGTTGTACCTGCAGGCCTTCGTGCCCGACTACGCCGAGATGCGGACCTTCGCGGTGCAGCGCATCGAGCAGGCGGTGGCGCTCGAAGAGAGTTTCAGTCCCGTGGCCGACTCCCCCGCCGACGTGTTCCCGCACTCCCTCGGCGCGTTCTCGGGGACCCCGGAGCCCGTGGTCATCGAGTTCACCGCCGCCGAGGCGCCCTACGTTCGCGAGCGGCAATGGCACGCGTCGCAGGCGATCGACGAACTGCCGGACGGACGCATCCGCCTGACGCTCAACGTGGTGCTCGACTGGGAACTGCAGGCGTGGGTGATGGGGTTTGGACCGGCGGCCCGGGTCATCACCCCCAAGGCGTTTGCCGATCGCATTCTCGACAGCCTCGAAGAGACGCGCGCGACTTACCTCAGGACCTTGTAG
- a CDS encoding MFS transporter produces MRITPLPRPVKLLGWVSLLTDAATEAVYPLLPVFVTQVLGGPPITLGIIEGAADATSSALKVFAGRWSDRLGARKPIVVAGYALSSLVRPFVALATSWGHVFVVRVTDRVGKGLRGAPRDAMLASLAPPGQRGRVFGYHWGMDHAGASIGPLLATVFLWFAPDNYRLLFGLTIIPGLLAVLTLLRVPETPSTLAPQHPSTAALEHLSTSAPLPKPLKKYLVILSVFTLGNSSDAFLLLQLSQSGVPLMGLTALWSAQHAVKALLSMRGGALSDRFGRRALIVSGWTIYAVVYAGFAMSHSVGALIAWFLVYSVYAAAVEGSEKALIADLVPDAMRATAFGWHAAVQGFGALAAGLFFGLLWQTFGAPVAFMTGAALALTAALLLALVHDIHGRRDH; encoded by the coding sequence TTGAGAATCACGCCGCTTCCGCGCCCCGTCAAGCTGCTCGGGTGGGTGAGCCTGCTCACCGACGCGGCCACCGAGGCCGTGTATCCGCTCCTTCCCGTCTTTGTCACGCAAGTGCTGGGAGGCCCGCCGATCACCCTGGGCATCATTGAAGGCGCCGCCGACGCCACCAGCAGCGCGCTCAAGGTGTTCGCCGGACGCTGGTCCGACCGCCTGGGCGCGCGCAAGCCGATCGTTGTGGCGGGCTACGCGCTGTCGTCGCTGGTCCGGCCGTTCGTCGCGCTGGCCACGTCGTGGGGGCACGTGTTCGTCGTGCGCGTGACCGACCGGGTGGGGAAGGGCCTGCGCGGCGCGCCGCGCGACGCGATGCTGGCGTCGCTGGCGCCGCCGGGCCAGCGTGGCCGCGTGTTCGGGTATCACTGGGGCATGGACCATGCGGGCGCGTCGATCGGCCCGCTGCTCGCCACGGTCTTCCTCTGGTTCGCGCCCGACAACTACCGCCTGCTGTTCGGCCTGACGATCATCCCGGGTTTGCTCGCCGTGCTGACCCTGCTCCGCGTCCCAGAAACGCCGAGCACTCTCGCACCTCAGCACCCCAGCACCGCAGCACTCGAGCACCTCAGCACTTCAGCACCGTTGCCGAAGCCGCTGAAGAAGTACTTGGTAATCCTGTCGGTGTTCACCCTCGGCAACTCTTCCGACGCGTTTCTGCTGTTGCAGTTGTCGCAATCCGGCGTTCCGTTGATGGGGCTCACGGCTCTCTGGAGCGCTCAGCACGCAGTGAAGGCGCTGCTGTCGATGCGGGGCGGCGCGCTGTCGGACCGCTTCGGTCGGCGCGCGCTCATCGTCTCGGGCTGGACCATCTACGCGGTGGTCTACGCGGGCTTCGCGATGAGCCATTCGGTCGGGGCGCTGATCGCGTGGTTTCTGGTCTACAGCGTCTACGCCGCGGCCGTGGAGGGCAGTGAGAAGGCCCTCATCGCGGACCTCGTGCCGGACGCGATGCGCGCCACCGCGTTTGGGTGGCACGCGGCCGTCCAGGGCTTTGGCGCCCTGGCGGCGGGCCTGTTCTTTGGATTGCTCTGGCAGACCTTCGGCGCGCCGGTCGCGTTCATGACCGGCGCGGCCCTGGCCCTGACGGCGGCGCTACTTCTTGCCCTGGTTCACGACATTCATGGCCGTCGTGATCATTGA
- a CDS encoding Rid family detoxifying hydrolase — protein sequence MSIHKPVHATNLPKPVGPYSPGMNFERLIFVSGQGATDPVTGELAGAGVEAQTEQCLKNVQAILRAGGSDLQHVLRCGVFLLDMKEFQQMNGVYSRMFGEHRPARTTIQAAGLPGEGLRVEIDCIAYRPDR from the coding sequence ATGTCGATTCACAAGCCCGTTCACGCCACAAATCTTCCGAAACCGGTAGGCCCGTACTCGCCGGGCATGAATTTCGAGCGCCTGATCTTCGTGTCGGGCCAGGGCGCCACCGACCCCGTTACCGGCGAGCTGGCCGGCGCCGGCGTCGAGGCGCAGACCGAGCAGTGCCTCAAGAACGTGCAGGCCATCCTCAGGGCCGGCGGCTCGGACCTCCAGCACGTGCTTCGCTGCGGCGTGTTCCTGCTCGACATGAAGGAGTTTCAGCAGATGAACGGGGTCTACTCGCGGATGTTCGGCGAGCATCGGCCGGCCCGCACCACGATCCAGGCCGCCGGCCTTCCGGGCGAAGGTCTAAGGGTCGAAATCGACTGCATTGCCTATCGCCCCGATCGTTAG